CGAACGCTACATATGCTTTAAGCATCTGTGCAAGCTGAAAGAAACCCAGCTCGATCAACAAACAAACGTGATTCACGCCACCGATGAAGTGTGGCAACGACTATTTAAGGTTTATTTATCGTTGAGATTATTTAGTAGTTAATTTCTGGTTTTGAAATGAACATTCATTTGATTGTTTTTTCCATAGGAAAATGCCTTCTTCCGAGCCTATTACCATGAAGGCGAGCCCGAATTTCTACAAATGTGCAACCTCTTTGGCATTCACGACGTGAAGCGAGAGCTTTCCCACACCGTCATCGTCATTGAAGACTCGTCGACCGTTAAGAAACGATGTGACTCTAGTGACGACGAGGTAACATCGCCTATACCAAAACCACCGGTGTCTAGAAAGCTCTTCGTGGATGATGCATGTTCTAGCGTCGCGCCTTCGGTTCCAAATCTATTGAAAGGCAAAGTGACGGTCCCATGGAAGTctctgaaaaataaattttgccGGCCAAATGCTATTCCcgtgaagaagaaagatggccgTGATCCCGATGCCGGCTATTGCGCGAGTTCGTGCGCCTCTTCTTCGCCATTCAAATAGAGCATTTTCCGCTAACATTCTTGAAGTTTGCTGTTTGTTTTTTTCCAATGAGTTAGTTCCATCGCTTGAAGGTTGTCTTTGTTTAAGTTGGTTTTTTAACATTTTCAAAATCTGTTGCAATCACCAGAGCTTGTAGGCTCATTGCTTTGTTCTATTGAAGTTCATTTTTTTCCCATTCCAAAGAGCCTCGATGATTTTTTCAACGCACAAGAGTTGAATCTATCAGaagttatgttttcttttttctttggcAAGAAGCTTACCTTGCAAGATATCATCTGGACTAAACAATGTTGATCAATGGGAGTTACTTGCAACTATATAACTCGCGCCACCTCAAAACTTTGAAGCTTAACTTACAAGATGAATGATAgtcttaaaaaaattagaaccCCAGGCATAAACCACGTAAAAAATAACAGCTACGACAACATGAAGAATAGATCATGAAAATGG
This is a stretch of genomic DNA from Salvia miltiorrhiza cultivar Shanhuang (shh) unplaced genomic scaffold, IMPLAD_Smil_shh fragScaff_scaffold_61, whole genome shotgun sequence. It encodes these proteins:
- the LOC131003051 gene encoding uncharacterized protein LOC131003051 — protein: MSFPTKGSQALYLYPLKWDSTKDKLLLSCLIDKIEECRPSPPHLSTHALIHAMLALNSQLQAGMSLNEVEERVEFLHERYICFKHLCKLKETQLDQQTNVIHATDEVWQRLFKENAFFRAYYHEGEPEFLQMCNLFGIHDVKRELSHTVIVIEDSSTVKKRCDSSDDEVTSPIPKPPVSRKLFVDDACSSVAPSVPNLLKGKVTVPWKSLKNKFCRPNAIPVKKKDGRDPDAGYCASSCASSSPFK